TTGAGCAAGCCAAGATCCCAGTGCAACCTAACACGTGAGCCTATATTaggtttaatttaaatttgaacatgttttcaTTAACAAAAGATTATCTtgcttaatttgattatttgtaCAGATACGACTGTGGTTTAATCATGATGAAAGTGATGGAATTATGGGATGGAGAGGACAAATATGATGGCAAAAACATGCCTGATTATAGTAATGTATGTTGATtgatgaatttataaatttaagtctatattataacaattttgcctaaattaatattaatgttcgTTGTAGGAGGAATTGGCTGCGTTTAGAAAGAAGTACATATATGACTGGATTATAGATGCTGAAAACATGCGAAGATTGGGAGTCTTGCAGCACTTTGGATTAGTATAggaaattacataaatatatgtGTTTACATTGTAATTAGCAACAGATTGAGTAGACAATGTAATGATGTACAGTCTTGCAAATTTTTACAATggctatatttaaatatttgttaaactttTAAGGAAATGAATACACATTGTTATTACTGATTTTTCGTATTTAATATTGTGGCACAATTGTTCACAGGTTTGTGAAATGAAAAATGACATAGTGAAGGTTGTGCCTTTTGGGTCttctgtaatcgcttacaaggATGCAGTAAGCGATTACCAGTGGAAAACATGGATTATGTACTGAAAGTTGGCACCTACGCCCTGGTTTTTGTAATGCTGATCCCAAGTGGGCACTGAGGGCTAAGATGAATACAATTAGGTGGGAAGAGTACAAGTGTTGTGTGATTTCAAGTGGTGTGTGATTTCCACATCAATTAGgttgtgtaatcgcttacagacagcctgtaagcgattaccaggtgaCAACATGGATTCTGTACTGAATCTTGGTAGCTGCTCCCTGGTTTTTTAAACGCCGCTCCCAAGTGGGTGTTGGGGGCTAAGATGGATACAATTAGGTGGGAAGACTGCAAGTGTTGTGTGATTTCAAGTGCTGTCTGATTTACACAAGCAATAAGGtggtgtaatcgcttacagacAGCCTATAAGCGACTACCAGGTGACAACATAAATTCTGTACTGAATCTTGGTAGCTGCTCCCTGGTTTTTTAAATGCCGCTCCCAAGTGGGTGTTGGGGGCTAAGATGGATACAATAAGGTGGGAAGAGTGCAAGTGTTGTGTGATTTCAAGTGGTGTCTGATTTGCACAAGCAATTAGgtgctgtaatcgcttacagacagcctgtaagcgattaccaggtgaCAACATGGATTCTGTACTGCATCTTGGTAGCTGCTCCCTGGTTTTTTAAACGCTGCTCCCAAGTGGGTGTTGGGGGCTAAGATGGATACATATAGGTGGGAAAAGTACAAATTTGTGTGATTTCAAGTGGTGTGTGATTTCCACAAGCAATTAGgttgtgtaatcgcttacagacaacctgtaaacgattaccagttGACAACATGGATTCTGTACGGAATCTTGGTAGCTGCTCCCTGGTTTTTTAAACGCTGCTCCCAAGTGGGTGTTGGGGGCTAAGATGGATACAATTAGGTGGGAAGAGTGCAAGTGTTGTGTGATTTCAAGTGCTGTCTGATTTGCAGAAGCAATTAGGtggtgtaatcgcttacacacAGGTGACAACATTGATTCTGTACTGAATCTTGGTAGCTGTTCCCTGGTTTTTTAAACGCTGCTCCCAGTACACTAATACCATCATAATATATCAATTCAAAAGAAAGCAACGATCATGAACGATGACAAAgtcttcaaaataaatattagagtCGTTCCAAATACATATTACAGTCATTCCAAATACATATTACAGTCATCCGAAATAcatattacagtcatccaaaatacatATCAcatattacagtcatccaaaatacttATTACAGTCTTCCAATTTAAAAGTATCAAATATAGTAAACATTAGTACGAAGGACCTTAAAGGATTCAAATTCacctgcaaaagaaaacaaacatggAATAACAAGTCTATTGAATAACATTTACATTTCATTAGTGTTTTGtccattgttgttgtttggtacTTTCGATGTAGATGGTTGTAGATGATGAGGTTTTCTTAATTTTCGCATAATTTCAGCAATATTTGGTTCTTCAAGTACAAGGGGTCGAATGACTGGTTTCTGTGTCTCCATGACGAGTTCTTTAGTGGGAGGACATATGTCAGCGGCAAAGACTTTGATTACATTTGGAAGTACTATGTTAAGGTAACAGTTTGGGGGAAAAACACTGAATGTACGAACCTAAATGAGAAGAAGCaatttatattagtaacaatACCAAAACTTATGGAGTATAAATAGAGGTTTGAATAACATGGGTTACATTGTTAAGTATCATAACGCAACCAACACCGATATGTTGACCAAAATTTGGATCTTTAAGAACTTTGTTATGTAAGGACGCCTTCGTAGTCGCAGTAGGGTCCTGGTAACAGATAATATCACATTACATAAACtttaagaattataattatgttaagGTTAAATATTACCTTTAGAGTCAGTTTCATATCACCCAATCCATTTGGGTGACACTCCTTAACAATACAAGCAACAAGGTGAAGGGTTGACACCGATTTTGCTGTATGTAGTTGGTTCACATTATTAATATCACCATCTGTCACAATATCTGCATATGTATAGTAATTTGAGTAGCAAGGCAACCTAcatttaaaacaacaaagtaTATAGAATCACTGACCATGGTGTTCGATGTACATCTCAGCCCATTTCCATGGATTTGAATTGAAATCTCTTTCATAAGTTGCTTTTGCAACTTCCTCAGCAAATTGTTGGGTAGTACGGGTGTCATTACTTATCCTATTCATAATAGCTGCCTGCACATTCCCAACCGGACCAGGAATCAATGATGATGAACTATCACATTTTTTCAAGAATGATTCCAGGACATCCTCCTCAATTTGAAGACCTTTCCAAGCATCCATTGTATAAGTATCTGGAAGAACATTAAATCAATGTTAAGGAAAACAAATCATTTTCACTTAGAATATGTAAGATCTTTTCCAAATGCACATTACTTGGAGTTCTTCGTAAAGGGAGTAAAAGTGAGAGTGACTTCCAACATGACAAAGATTGGTCATATATAAAGAcaaagaatattattattatctattaatttttgaaatattattttttacaggAAATTATAATTGATCTGACTAATCAAGGCTAGTAAAAATCGTAAAAGTTTTGTTAATTTGGtccaaaatattaaaactttatttttgctcaccttttttataaatttcctAATGGAGGCATNATGAGAAGTTCACTTTTGCACTCCATCCAGTAAAGTACACACCTTTTTTACTTAGTTGCAATTAATGCAGCCAAATTTTAAGTGAGTTGTACACTCAACCTCTTCACACCTTTCACCTAATCTATGACATGCATTAAATGCATTTAATGGTCCTTCCTTAATTGTGATTGTTGTAGTATGTTCCTGTCTTATGCAACCACCCAAACCATTAAAGTCTTTCTACCTTAATCCCGTTAAAGGTTGCAACTTTTAAGTGGTTTATTAGTTTTCTGTCTTCTTCTCATTGAAGGAAAACCACTTTCATTGCCTTTTGTTTGATGTTCATTAAACACCACATTGAAGGCTTTCTTGGGTCGTTGGTGAGAAGCAGATCACCAACATTAAAGCAGTAGTCAATTGGTTCAACCACAAGAACTGTAAGCATAGCTCCTTGTATTCAATGTTTTCGTACTTTGATTGGTCTcatcctttatatttttatttaacttcgTTTTAAGTGTTATatctttgttttgtatatttttcgGTTTTTATAAAGATGTAGGAAATATCTTATTGTCAAGTTGACTTGAACACTCCAACATGGATTTGGTTGATGAAATGAATGAGGAATTAAATACGGATGAAGAGAGTAGTTTGAGGTTGGTTCCTACTTTGGACATGTCTTTTGACACAATGCAAGATGCAAAGAAATTTTATCAAGACTACGGTAGAAGAAGTGGATTTGGCATTCGAACCAGAACTTCTAAAAAGGATAGCAAGAACGTGGTGTATTACTTGAGATTGGTTTGTTCTAGGGAAGGTAAATATGTTTCCAGCATTCGTCCAGAGGTCAAAACTCTTCCCAGTCAGACTAATCAATGCCTTGCTGGAATAACCATTGCACGAAAAAAAGACAAATGGTTTGTTAGAACTGTAGTTTTAGATCACAGTCATGAGCTGTGTCCACAAACCTCCAATCTAATCCGTGGTAATAGGCAATTGAACATGCATGCCAAACACACTTTGGAAGTGAATGATGATGCTGGTGTTCGTATTaataagagtttccttagcATAGTTAGTGAAGCGGGTGGATATGAAAACATGCAATTTGTTGAACGAGATGCTAGAAACTACATTGGTCAGCATAAAAGGTCACTGTGTAAGGAAGGTGATGGACAAGCATTGCTTCGACACTTTTCAAAAATGAGAGACCAGAATAATGAATTCTTCTATGAAATCGAGATGGATGAAGATAATAGAATTACTAGTGTCTTTTGGGTAGATGCTCAAAGCCGAGCTGCATGTGAGGAGTTTGGTGATGTCGTGTCGTTTGACACCACGTACTTAACCAACAAGTACGACATGCCATTTGCTCCATTTGTAGGAGTTAATCACCATGGACAATCGATCTTACTTGGTTGTGGATTGCTGTCATCAGAGGACACTTATTCATTTATATGGTTATTCAAATGTTGGTTAAGATGCATGGGAAACAAGGCGCCGAACAATATTGTAACTGATCAATGCAAGGCCATGGCAAATGCAATTGAAGAAGTGttcccaaaaacaaaacataggTGGTGTTTGTGGcacattatgaaaaaaatacctGAAAAATTTCAAGGGTATAAGAATTATGTTGGAATCAAGTGTGATATAAAAGTGGTTGTCTATGAATCTGTTAGTGCAATTGACTTTGAAACTGGTTGGAAACGACTACTTACCACACATGGCTTGGAAAATAATGATTGGCTATGTAATTTGTACGAAGAGAGAGGGAAATGGGTTCCATGTTACTTGAAGAATCACTTTTGGGCTGGTATGTCAACTACTCAAAAAAGCGAGGGAATGAATGCTTTCTTTGATGGTTTTATTAATTCCACTACCACACTGCAACAATTTGTGATTCAATATGATAATGCTTTAAAAGTAAAGGcccaaaaagaaatagaagcTGACTTTGCCTCTCTAAATACAAAAGTTGCATGTGGGTCTCAATCACCAATTTAGAGAGAATTTCAAGTTGAGTACACACATGAAAAATTTAAGGAAGTACAAAATGAGTTTCGATCAAGGATGAATTGTTTCATTAAAGACACGGTGAAGGAAAGTATTTTCAACATCTACACAATCAAAGAAGAGTGCATGTGGGATGGAAAATGTGCTCCAAAATATTACCGTGTTCAATTCGATCctgttttaaaagatattactTGCTCCTGCCTACTTTTTGAGTTTAGAGGCATTATATGTAGGCATTCGCTATTGGTTCTAGGTCAGGAAGATGTCCATAATGTACCCTCGAAATATGTACTTCGACGTTGGAGCAAAAACATCAGAAGAAAGCACACACTTATTAGAGCAACTTATAGTTCTTTACAGCATGATACCAAGATGCAAAGATACCAAACTTTGTGTCAGCAGTTCTATAATCTGGCTGAGACTGCATGTGAATCTGAATATGCTACTGCTCAGTtggaaaaagatttgaaatgtCTTGCTAAAAAGTTCGGTTTGAGTTCATGCCTGAAAGATAACATCGTAAGTGAGGGAGGACAATTAAGGTATGAGAATGCCGTCACAGAAACTCCATCCTACAATACATGCGGCAGTAGTGACGTACTAGTTCGCAGTCCCGTCGCGGTTAAGCGAAAAGGCCGACCAAGAACTAACAGATTGAAATCAGCCGTTGAAAGTAGGTGTAAAAAGAAATCAAAGGctactaaaaaaaattcttcaacaaCACTTTCTCAACCAAATGTGAGTGCATTAAATGTTGGTTTTCATATAATTATCATTAGTAAACATATTGTTATCTT
This genomic interval from Vigna radiata var. radiata cultivar VC1973A chromosome 8, Vradiata_ver6, whole genome shotgun sequence contains the following:
- the LOC106770378 gene encoding uncharacterized protein LOC106770378, with the protein product MDAWKGLQIEEDVLESFLKKCDSSSSLIPGPVGNVQAAIMNRISNDTRTTQQFAEEVAKATYERDFNSNPWKWAEMYIEHHDIVTDGDINNVNQLHTAKSVSTLHLVACIVKECHPNGLGDMKLTLKDPTATTKASLHNKVLKDPNFGQHIGVGCVMILNNVRTFSVFPPNCYLNIVLPNVIKVFAADICPPTKELVMETQKPVIRPLVLEEPNIAEIMRKLRKPHHLQPSTSKVNLNPLRSFVLMFTIFDTFKLEDCNKYFG
- the LOC106770380 gene encoding protein FAR1-RELATED SEQUENCE 4-like; the encoded protein is MNCFIKDTVKESIFNIYTIKEECMWDGKCAPKYYRVQFDPVLKDITCSCLLFEFRGIICRHSLLVLGQEDVHNVPSKYVLRRWSKNIRRKHTLIRATYSSLQHDTKMQRYQTLCQQFYNLAETACESEYATAQLEKDLKCLAKKFGLSSCLKDNIVSEGGQLRYENAVTETPSYNTCGSSDVLVRSPVAVKRKGRPRTNRLKSAVESRCKKKSKATKKNSSTTLSQPNETTTCNVTQTHQAMKYASQTVQISQLSEVAPNGFMSLLSAVHNTFENI
- the LOC106770379 gene encoding protein FAR-RED IMPAIRED RESPONSE 1-like, whose protein sequence is MDLVDEMNEELNTDEESSLRLVPTLDMSFDTMQDAKKFYQDYGRRSGFGIRTRTSKKDSKNVVYYLRLVCSREGKYVSSIRPEVKTLPSQTNQCLAGITIARKKDKWFVRTVVLDHSHELCPQTSNLIRGNRQLNMHAKHTLEVNDDAGVRINKSFLSIVSEAGGYENMQFVERDARNYIGQHKRSLCKEGDGQALLRHFSKMRDQNNEFFYEIEMDEDNRITSVFWVDAQSRAACEEFGDVVSFDTTYLTNKYDMPFAPFVGVNHHGQSILLGCGLLSSEDTYSFIWLFKCWLRCMGNKAPNNIVTDQCKAMANAIEEVFPKTKHRWCLWHIMKKIPEKFQGYKNYVGIKCDIKVVVYESVSAIDFETGWKRLLTTHGLENNDWLCNLYEERGKWVPCYLKNHFWAGMSTTQKSEGMNAFFDGFINSTTTLQQFVIQYDNALKVKAQKEIEADFASLNTKVACGSQSPI